GCCGACAATCGGTTCGATGCGCAGCTTTCCGTGGGAATCGGCAATGGCCCGCCCCAAAGTGTCGCCAATGTCGAAAAAGATCGCCTGGACGGCGATCTCGGTGGCCGCACCGAGGCTGGAGGGCCAACTCGGGTCCTCCAGCTTTCGCGGGCCCGATCGGTCCTGCACGAATTCGACGAGGGGCGCCAAGCGCTCGGTCAAGACAGATTCGTCGAAGCTGACGTTGACGAAGCTCCCGTCATCCTGCTCGACCCGAAATTCGTAGATCTCCACGTCACGAGCCTTCGACTCGGCGCTGGACGGAGGCTCGGTCGTCAAGGGCTCGACGAGGCCCTTTAGTTCGCGAAGCTCACTCTCGTCGAGACCCTCACCATTGACCTCGCAGCCGCGAACTTGGCCTGCAATGCCCCCAGTCTGACGGAACCAGACTTTCATCGTTGGCCTCCCCAAACCCCGGGTAGACTCCCGCCGGTCAAGACAAGCCTACCCCCTTCCACCCGATCTTCACTGCCTTCAGCTCCTTGCTCCCGGTTCCAAAGAGCGCGGTCGCTGCCTTGAGTGTGCCCTCGACCATCTCGTCGAAGTCGCTCGTCGGCCGGAGCAGAGTGAGGGTGTCGTACCAGATGCGTCCTGCGCGGGTCCAGGCCTTGCCGCCGAGTTCGTAGGCCGTCAAGTAGAAGGCGTGGTTCGGAATGCCGGAGTTAATGTGGACACCTCCGTAGTCGTCAGTGCCCTTGTACTTGTTGTCCAGATGCTTGGGTTGAGCGTCTGTCCCCATGATCGGGTCGTCTTCAAAGGCAAGTTCGTCGAGGAAGGTCCGGAGCCCGGAGGCGTCCACGTTGGGTCCCAGACAGTCCTTGCCGACCGTCCAGTCACCTGACTTCGCGCTCTCCTTCTTGCGCCATTGGCGCACCAACACGCCCATCACGTCGGCGAAATGCTCGTTCAATGCACCCGACTCATTCTTGTACTCGAGATTGCAGGTATGAGTGACCACGCCGTGAGAGAATTCGTGGCCGACCACATCGAGCGATTTGGTAAAACGGATGAAGCGCACACCGTCAC
The genomic region above belongs to bacterium and contains:
- a CDS encoding M4 family metallopeptidase — protein: MQSNCPRNHGLNCILPPYIVEHMSRSDDPDVRKLAMETMETGAEARAVRSLYSTMPAMAAIPSAGQKKERLVYDLKGKGMWALPGKLVREEGDKNTKDTAVNEAYRHAGYVYDFYKKVYERNSLDDHGMALISSVHLRKKHNNAYWNGEQMIYGDGDGVRFIRFTKSLDVVGHEFSHGVVTHTCNLEYKNESGALNEHFADVMGVLVRQWRKKESAKSGDWTVGKDCLGPNVDASGLRTFLDELAFEDDPIMGTDAQPKHLDNKYKGTDDYGGVHINSGIPNHAFYLTAYELGGKAWTRAGRIWYDTLTLLRPTSDFDEMVEGTLKAATALFGTGSKELKAVKIGWKGVGLS